In a single window of the Palaemon carinicauda isolate YSFRI2023 chromosome 10, ASM3689809v2, whole genome shotgun sequence genome:
- the LOC137648137 gene encoding uncharacterized protein, whose protein sequence is MGRIGGRKASSHEKLAQTTTVSEYNQNEIGARAFPLSEALRPRLIPPKNRQGLPSHGRAGLKRQAQRKMSEERMTVITVDVGKMSRKGRELVDLMETRKIGVLFVQETRWKGNNARELSEGTKLYYSGANMEGRNGVGIILSKELKENVIG, encoded by the coding sequence ATGGGGAGGATTGGCGGCAggaaggcatccagccatgaaaaattagcccaaACAACTacggtcagtgagtataatcagaatgaaattggtgctagggcgttccccttaagTGAAGCGTTgagacctcgcctgatccctccgaaaaatcgacAAGGGCTACCCAgccatgggcgggctgggttaaagaggcaagctcagaggaaaatgtCTGAGGAGAGGATGACAGTAATAACTGTGGATGTGGGGAAAATGTCtagaaaagggcgagagctggttgacctcatggagacaaggaagattggagtgctgtttgtgcaggagaccaggtggaagggaaataatgcAAGAGAACTAAGCGAAGGTactaaattatattacagtggagcaaatatggaaggaagaaatggagtaggaataatattatcgaaagagttgaaggaaaatgTGATTGGGTGA